ATCATCtatatgttgtatacatgttgtgaaatggaaattgacaaataaacacagtttaaactaacAGACCTTAACAGAAACTATTTAGCTTTGTCGACATAGTAGAGCTTCTAATTTAGTTCTACAGATGTGTATCCTAGAGATAACATGTCCTTAAATAATAGTGAAATTATTTCTTCAACATAATTTGATTTATCACGTGAAGACCGGCTTATTAATTTTGGGGCTGGTTTGTTACCCATTTATAAAATCCCTTTATCTAGTATGCACAGGAATTATACCATACCTTATACTACTGGTATTCCAAATTTATGTAataattgaaaaacaaatcCCCAAATATATCATCCATGGTATGtctgttttcattaaaattaaacataaaatattaatcCTTGAATGTACTGTAGAAAGTTTGAATCGTTAGCTTATTACTTCAGATAATTGAGGCTCATCTTGTAAATCGAAGGTACATTGTAGCATATATAACAGTTAGGCCTATGTATGTGTCAGTGTGTCAGTGTATCAGAcctattaaacttttttttttctggatgtCGATCCTTCTCACCTCCATCACCcacagacatacacacaacaaGCCTGTCATGGTGAGGTTATATCTAttacagtggcgtaggaagtcgttaaaaagtgggggggggggggcaaaattttttttaaccttaaattttacgcactaaaaattttacgcactaaacaaatcgtatgccatctccgcaaaattagccaataattatcatttcaacatcccatgataatttagataatttatgtagtacaaaataagttatttacgcaaatcaggatattttatttatggcaaaacatgaatcaccaggcacGGCCATGATTTTCGAAAGGTCGGGgagtccagtaatttagtaataatgcgtgcgccgtaggcgcgagccgattttttttgcttttatttttttttttttaacgaagggtttgaggggccgcccagctggtccagggcagcgccctgatagggctttaagggggtctaagccctccgcggaaaatgaaatatagcacatttccaataattcgggatgaggcgcggatccaggaattttCGAAAGGgaggtccagtaattaagtcatcatgcgagcgccgtatGCGCGAGgcgatttttttccccctttttgcGGGAGGTCTGGGGCCGCCAAGCGGGTACCAGGGTGGAAAGCCAccctgtggatctgcaatcgaaaggggggcaGTAActtagtgataaagcgagcgccgaaggcgcgagccgattttttttgtatttcctcgtacctgttggtaattagtatcactcgatttacgttaaaaccgcgcattcttattcatgttgtgtttctgtcttgttctcattatgaactcaattaacttcacaaattatcatcaacttattgaatctatgtgatgaagttaagcaaaatttcgtattaagatataaatattgacttgacttaccaggctagtgcagacgaccgacacacaggtctgaggattgatatactagtataaaagtcgtaatgttccggatgtacaagattttatcgttgccttcaagaaaacattatcggttcgaaaatatacagatatttatcgaaatgaatatataaattcgtgttttttccccttttttagattttggatgtcaaaaattgggggggggggggggggggggcaaaaagatatgccgtcgcgttttcgcattatcgcgttttcgacctaaggtcgagagtgcgagaatgcgagatttgatacttggccctaacgagccaccatacaTGCAGTATGTCTCTATTTATTGCTTTGTGCAGTGTACCAAGTAACCTCCCCTCttttggagttatctcccttagcaCAGTATATCCGGTAGACATATTTGGAAAAGCTACTTAGAAAGGCAAATTTACTTGCAAGTTTAGGACCAATTAAAAGACATTAGAAGTGAAGAAATGCTATCTTTGTTCTTTGTTCAGAGTGTCTTCTATCTGATAAGTAACTCTCCggaataaaaattattttaggAGGTGAGGCCTAAAGGAAATGCATATTTCATCTTCTACGGGAAACTGCCTGTGTGGCCTTTTCTAGCCAGTGACAATATTCTACATGCATGGATACTttagataaaaataattttctacaGTACTTGTTAGATTAAACGTATTTCTACTTCTACAGAAAGCTGTCATGGTAGACTATTTTCAGTTCATAAATCTTTATAATGATTTAAGATTTTCTTTAAGTACATGACGGCTTTTGTGAGATATGATTAAAGAGTTTATATGCTTTGAACATCAACCACATGCCTTTATGGAACTTTGACCTGGTATAATAATGAAGGTTGGATATCGGCCTAAATTCCACATGCCACCATTGAGATCTATTATAGTAATTACaaattgaaatacatatatatcatgctAATAGTTTATCAATTTATTCATTAGGTTCATGTATAACGTTCTATTGTGATATAGACTGTTGTGAAAGTGCAATCATATATctataattgtcaagtagtaataacgacagtacagacaagtaaattgtcgaattttcgaggcaatctgccccttcatcaagacacaggtaaattacatacgatcacatatagacatagaacattgaacagttacacaaatatagtaggtataaacaacaataagtatcgttatgttgtaaaaacgacccccctcggccgataattaattcgccgagggcctataATGAGTAATTagaaacatcttaggtggtgtacagatggtaaaagtaaatgaataaataaaaaaaatagatagataaatatatatttgtcagaACTATGTTTTCGATAGGTTGGCTGTATACAGACACCAGTCTCTTATGATgactttgggggggggggggggggggggggggggggggcgaagGATGACACCAAGGTGTTGACGAGTTGTTAATCCTTCAGCGGCCAATTTCATCTTAAATTCAATCTTAAATTCAAATTAACTCTTATTTAAAGCAATGTCTGTCTCTTTATCAGCTTATATCTGAAAAAtcttattttgaatttttcgGAACAGAAGATAAAGCATAAAAATACATGAagttaataaagaaaatatctAAGTTCAATTCGAGTCAAGCTGataatacacacaaaaaataatatCGGCCAACTTCCCAAATAATATAAAACACGGATCTGTTCGGGCTGGTTACCCAAAGACAATACCCTTCACAATGTataaaattgtattgttttctttcctCAAAGATTAAGgcaaaattgaattaattttgcattgaaaaattcttaattataaaacaggtgcgtttatatgtatattcatatttatttccttttaaagaaaagaaacataTTCTCAAAGTAGATAAAACCTATCATAATTACCATCTATATTATTCAAACCAGATTAACAGACAATAAATCAACTAAACTCAACCATCCAATTATTTACAAAGTACAgctaatatttatataatatcgCTTCATTAAACGTATTAATTTTCATATGCATTAATCTTATCCATTGTATTAAGAACAAAGCTTTTGTCCTTTTGTAAATGTAGGCCTCTAATACTGACCTGATAAAGTATTTTGTGGATCATCgtaaacacatatataattaCCAGTGACCTTGGCACAGCCTTTGAGCCTGTTAGGGTAGACATTTAACCAATGGCAGTCGTTTATGTGAATTCACTGTACTGTTATTGCCGTGTAACGACCATAGACAATGGTAAGTTCACAGTTTCTCACttattgataaatttataaCAATAGCATGTTTACAACTTAgtattgataataatataaaaatattgatacaatattttcaaaaacttGTTCGTAATGAGGATTTTTTTCTCTTATAAGCTTATGTAAACAATGCAATATAATATCATCGGAAGTATATGAActattattgttttcaaatatgaAGTTACTGTAGTATGTATCAAAGAAACGcacaatgatatattatatcGAGTATATTGACATAGAATGTGTTATTAACTTAATAGTAATGGTTGTATACATACGTTTTCATATTAATCTAGAACGCATGaggttaatattgaatattatcCTGCAACTACCACCGCATTGTaggaatacacccaccatatatatttttgctgtatacggcagtgacggaaaacagctgtattttggaatcttagcacgtgcgtcgATTCGACTAGCCTACTTCCAAGtgaaataacattaaaaaggcgaacatatttggatTGTTGTTGGTACCGTTTCACTTCAGAATGCTTATTTTAGATGGCTGTTGcatgataaataaaatacatggtcagtgtcttaaaatataagttgtattttggctcgggacagaaagacaaacgtggatcgccaaggctcgccacttttgtctttcttcaCCCTCGCCTCGCCTCgtcatgtttggtttggtttggtttattttgttaaacgtcctattaacagccagggtcatttaagggcgtgcctggttttggggggtggaggaaagccggagtaggAAACCTGGTCAGTGCCCGGCAAataccccacgtaggtttcgaactcgcaacccagaggtggagtgcTAGTGATAAAgagtcgggacaccttaactactcggccaaCACAGCACCAGCACCAGTAACATGCATGCTAAGCAGGCAAACTAGAAAgcacaatataaatgtatttcaaacTCATGctaatgatatttcatattgcAAATCTTTATAAAAGTAGATATACATTAAACTGATACACAGGTACAAAACTTGTCTGTCAATTCactaattatgtatatatacatatatattggaTGAATTGATAGACGAGATAGGTGCATGTAACGGATATCGTTAAATGATGAATAAAAAACAGCCTTCGATAAGCTATTCCCTCAGTTTAGGACCCATCCGTGATGCTGAAATCTGAAAGGAGAGTTAATAAAATTAGTCTTTGAAATACATTATCTTAGgaaattgataatgaaaatatagattattatataattgtttgCTATGCCCATTTACATAGACACCTGCATGTGTTTTCCTAtcgatatataatatatgtgtatatatccgTAAACCGTACCCGGATCCTTATCTTATACTAGCTTAACCAAACTGGGTTTCTGTAGGAAACATGGATCGACAAAACATGCTCGAATTATTAGAAAACATAAAAAGGGAATATATTATCGATTAGATATCTACAACGCAATGGCAGCGAAACGACGGAAATGCATGTCTAAAACCTATATAATCAGCACTGCATCGATATCTTTGTAATATTGTCGTTTTTTCTAagttagtttttgtttttttgttttgttatttttgttattttttttatatttttttttatttattattaatatcatttatttacaagcttaccggttataagtatttatatattaaagtatttaaaatgttgaagTATCCATCCACGTAAATATGGTAGAAAGTTGTAGTAATCCAAACGAACCAGTCGgggatacatttattatgaagtgtttacaaaggaatacgatagtaacgtgaccCTGAGGTCAGGGTCTGCTGAGAGTAGCCAGATcacacctgcagaccagtcaattttaaacaaagatgcaccctgtacatgagaagtacaaatatacttgatagaacTATCCCGTTAAGTAattcgactatggttgagaagatgaattatctatatgaccatatccgtaaactgtaaaacgaaagtagttcttgcccaactacatatagattacgatacgatagctataaattaaatcagtgttactttccattgtaatttagcacaatggtgtctcaaaaattgcgaaaataatccggtaatgttcattggtcttctgtttttattaccGTCGGTGTTTtctgggtcacgttctaataaccgacgccacgaaatgtcatacagctaatggaccgaagtgttatccactccaaacctccacttatcgactatagatgcctgattctatagcatgtgggcttcccacgtcatcaaattcatttcccgcgaaattactgggaaatctaaaacatttctttaaatgaaataaggcgaaagaaatagaaaacgtctaaataaaagtatcgtgatcagtattgagtacaacgtTAAAGGTCgttgtaaataattgctactatttgctaacctaaagcatgagtaatttaaatcaaattacaaatattttaaaatccatatttcgttcctattataatcttaaaatttgtatcataagatcatttagaagctttgcagtacttactcttccaaacgcacagatgctttgattttaacaaagatggcgacctgaagctgcgaggcggtttggattggaattaaattgcgtatatttcggcaagtaaacatcgtacaatgtttccgcatggtcagatcatctaattttgtcattatgtattcagaacagttattgtttagtcgctacggtcattaacataaaaattcggattattatataaatacttatttaattaataatgaAACAAACATGAATATCATTGAACTACTTGCTTCTCTACTAGATCAGAACTAGTCTTCTAACGATatcgacgctccctacccatgtcggtttgtgttttctcgggaagctgagaaacgggccggtctgtgtCGTCGTTGTGTCCTCAGGCAAGACGATTTACGTattttgttcagtgaggtagtcaccaactactacaaggagaccccgcctccaaatgaccctggctgttcaggGAGCAATTAATCCAGCAAGCAGTGGAACAGGTGTATTGATATCTGGCATATTTTGTTAGTTTTTCCCCTCATCTGGTATCGTGGATTTGACTCATAATTTGTCATGGGCAAGCCTTAAATATGTCCATGAATAAGTATATCTCCCTATtacgtttgccgaagggttcattgttgtttctccagttactgaaacattattcttattgtatttccagtacttcttacatatattatgtgattgtatttgtattttttgtgttttgataaaggggcggattgcctcgaaaatttaacaagcctcattgtccacactgtttgaattacttctcaataaaatcattacaagtaattcgtatcctccatacatttacgtgaggatccagtgttatctggattatactgtttatattacttctttgacccatatccctattatatatatatatatatatatataacataatgcGTTTGGTTTCCCTTAACTATACACAtaaggtatattatatactatttCACGGCCAAAATGACTATTGCAATGTCtcgtgcgaactattgaacacctgtgacgctTCGGAATTGGGTCACGTGCAAACTCTTGAACACCTATGACGTTTCGAAATTTAatcctaccctttcaagcgtctaagtcactcagatgtcaacactgctaAGCGACAGTTATTGTGACTTTTAGGCTtacaggaaagtcgagatttcagtgattctctaagtgtgttttagtaTTATGTAACAAAACAAGTATATCGTGGGACactcatgatatatttgtataatatattatgtacaCGTCGTGTCCATGTACAgttgaataaattaaaaaaaaaaattctagcGCTTTCACAGCTACTGTTGCTCCTCGGGAAagtttatttttgaaagaataacttgatgacgtcacaaataacGTGTCGTcacaatataaattatattgaaatgtaattCCAGCTGTTTGTTTCTTTCAACAGGATCAAAAAGAAGCAGACGAACTGTCGATTACAGTAGAAGAACTTAAAGGTACAATTCtatctatttttttcatgtCGGGTATTGTGGGTACACCATTTCTCCATAACGACATTCCTTATAAAGCCTGTTACTCTTGCACCACGTTGTGGCAGAAAAAAACATCCCAGTTATTTTTGAAACCATAGAAACAATATGAATAATACACATATTCGTATCAAttgcaaaaatatttatatataatttaattttgcttgtaacaagcattttcatgggctcaaaaaattatgttatcatctcataacataaaaaaaaataaaaggaactactttcagttataccggaagtagcggagtaatcgttgttcacgggattttgtatttatcgatgtgtttttaaatatatggagcaaaataaacatgttaaacttaatgaaaatgtttcttatcgttgataattaaattataagggttaactgtaatattttgtttacgttattgagcaataacacaaaaaactggggtgtactcttgttataaataattattttaacaaaGTCATCGGGATTCAGGCCGAAGAATTCCTTCAAGTCTTTTGCATTCACGAATACCGCATGTGAGAGGATCAAGCATTGTAATCTCATTCAAAAGGAAAAATCGATAAcagaaaatgaattaaaatgtctAATAACTTAAATTGAAAAATACTATGGTGATATTCACATAGATCACAAGAAGCAttagatgaaaaaaataaaatacaaatgcaTGATTAAATTCGgtattgtattttttatgtttaaaacagTTATGCTTCTTTTCTTTCTAGCCTATCGAACAGCATTCAAATACTGTGATGTTGACGGGAGTGGGACTATATCTTTATTAGAACTAAAACAGGCAATGCAGTTACAAGGAGCGAGTCCAACCGACGAAGAGATGGAGAAAATTATTGCAGATTTTGATGACAACGGTAAACAAGTTTTGTTCTATGTTCAATaagtaaacatttaaattactaaataaatagaggttacacaacgagtgattgttggatatggaatttatttcacacgagtaagttatttaataaaagttgcaaaagacacgagcttttaGCGATtttaacaattgcagcttgggtcaaagttcgaattcttgaccaatcaaaagaccggaaggtcatataccactagtggtatataatatatatttatccaacagtcggcacatttataaaATGGCTTGAGAATGGAATAACACgacgtattgtggtagaaacataattattatataagaGAGGATGGtaagcagaaaaaaatataatatttgacTATCAAAACATCAAGTAATGTTTATACAAGGTCCATACCTATTATCGTGACGAAATTGTTACCATGGTGTGAAATGGCACAGAATATTGCGAGAATTTTCATGGCGTCTTTTTCAGATTGTTGTTCTGTGTTATGGTAAGTACTCATTCACATAAGAAAACACAATCTTCAGGTCATATATAAAATTACTGACCTTTCAATATGCTGTACAATTTACGTCACGGTAGTGTTCGTCACGATAATAGGCATGGAGCCAGTAAGCGTAGGACAAAATATTTGTACTTTGATACTATCGCAGAAAAGTCATGGGAACGTTTAACACACTTAACTATGGATggttttatcaacaaaaatgttGTGAATCTACTCAAAGTGCATCGTTGTAACATGTTACACGTATATGATATATGCTTTTGAACGGTGTTTTTCTAAGGTCGAAAAAGTCGTGTTACGACGTCATTTAAATGCCATAATTGtatcatattttacatatgatctCGGTTATCATCGATGGATCTGCTTTTGCAAGGTTGATAAAATCGTGTATTGACATCACTGAAAAGctatcatttacatgtaaaataatatatagCATTGTGATTAATAACTATCTGTTTTTCAGGAAATGGGCTTCTGGAATTTGATGAATTTGTCAAGTTGATGGAAAGTAGGAACAAAACTACAGACGATTTAGATGAACTAGCATTCGCCTTTCGAACGTTTGATAAAGATGGTAATGGAGTACTAGATTCTCGTGAATTGAAGATAGCTTTGACCAGCCTCGGGGAAGTCATGACGGAAGCGGAAGTGGAGGATCTAATAAAGTCAGCGAGCACGACCGGAGGCAGATATATAGATTTTAAAGGTGAATAAATGTTGCTTCACTCATATCAGCTAAACGTattatttttagatttattATCACACCCAATGACTAacttgataataaaaaaaaaatgaaatttcaatttttttctgtttaatattGAATACATGTCAAATCCTATATTAAGAACTTGATGTGtggtacatgtactttgtaAGAATCTATATGGAGTCTGGCTGATATGTGCTATAAATGAAACTGACTATTTTGACTACAAATATATGATAACATACAAATCggtatatttaagcattgaactgctttccgTTGgaagcgcgcttcattaaatttgcctttgtccagttggcatttcatcagcccataacttccaactgaaagcagttcaatgcttaaataaaacgCCA
This genomic stretch from Pecten maximus chromosome 16, xPecMax1.1, whole genome shotgun sequence harbors:
- the LOC117344759 gene encoding calmodulin-beta-like, which translates into the protein MSDQKEADELSITVEELKAYRTAFKYCDVDGSGTISLLELKQAMQLQGASPTDEEMEKIIADFDDNGNGLLEFDEFVKLMESRNKTTDDLDELAFAFRTFDKDGNGVLDSRELKIALTSLGEVMTEAEVEDLIKSASTTGGRYIDFKDFITLITGKPLPEEYEQQLQQQQQQQPEATKTMGANQTV